A stretch of DNA from Channa argus isolate prfri chromosome 7, Channa argus male v1.0, whole genome shotgun sequence:
ACACTCCACCCCTAGATAACACTTTCTCGCCAGGAGAGGTgctattttaaaaccttttagttATGTTTCTTTAGGTGTCCATCAATTGTACCATCGTGGTCACCGGGGCTGAAATCGGGGCAGATACCGTTAGCTGTTTTGGCGGTGGCAGTGTTTTGCAGGTTAAGGGAAGATTGGCTGGGGATTGTTTGGTGATGGTGGCAGGGGCCGTTGTGGAGACCTGCATTTTCAGTATGCAAGTGTTCCTCAGCAAAGTCTGGGTGCTGCTCCACAAAGCTTCTGAACTTCTCTGTGGAAGGACCAGAAGAGGGCGCCAGAGACATTAAACAAATGCTTAAAAGAGCAGCAGAGAATGGCATAGCTGTTGAATCTACTGCTTCATTGATATCTGagcaaattcaaaacaaagattCGACTGACAGATagtaaaatccaacatttaccCAGAATGATCAAGTTTATGTTTTGTTCACTTACCAAATGTGATCTTCCCTGTGTCTTCCGCATCGATGGCAGTAAATAGATGTGACACGCTGAGGTGAGTCACTCCCAAAGCAGTCTTCAGTATAACTGCCAACTCCATCTCTGTGATGGCACCATCATCCTCTGCCTCAAACATCTGGAAAagttaaaaaggtgaaaaaaattaGTCTTCAAAATCCTGAAAAATGTACTGAAGTAGATGCCCGTTATCtgaaataatacataaataataaaactgtactGGATGGGTTCATAAGCCATAAGGTCACAAAACTATTAAACTGTAAGAATTATATAAACTGATTCCAATAAAGTCATGGAAGTGACTCAAAATGTAGGTATTTGAACaggggaaggaaaaaaatgtattatacacgtacacactgtatacacatacatatacagatCAGGCATAACACTATGACCAGCTGTGCAATCTGCTGTGAATTCTACttacaaagttataatttctgTCAGAAAGGttataattctactatgtgtttataaaaGGTCGAAGTGGGTAGTGTGTTATAAaaggaggtggttctaatgttttggccaccgtATTTAAAACGAATGATTGTACAATCAGTGAGTGACTAAATAAGGGAAGAAACTATTTCATTACTCCACTTGCAAAACCTAAGACAACCTACAGTACTTGACATTTGAATGCAGCAAATGTCATGCTGATCCTCAGCAAGTACAGAAAACTCTTCTGCCTGGTGGTTAGATAAGCATAAAGCTTGAAACAGAACATACCTTAAAGGCCAATTTCATCGTTTCCAGAGTTTTGGCAGGTCTGCATACAACAGATAAGGCTATCACATATTCTCTGATATCCATGCAGCCATCTTCATgctgagcaaaaaaaaacaggaggaaatAAAGTGTTATGAAAGAAGACAGAGCATGTGAGCAACACTAATTTATTTCACAGCAATAGCTATGAGTGATTGTTAAGGTCACAATCATGTTGCTGCAATAATTTTATTGGTTGCTTGGGTGATTCTCAACAGGACATACTGGTCACAACACACAATTCTAGTGATGTACTGCGGGTCTGTATTTGCAGTaaatttcaaatacatttactatTACTAATTATTCAAGGTCACTGAGGAAGACCGGAGCACTATCATAATTATGAGTGAAAAATCTTAGTCTTTACCTCATCAAAAAGAGAGAACGTATTTCGCAGCATGTCGGAAACTGGCACATCAAGGAAATGAGCAAATTTGTCCAATCCCAGCTTCTGCCCTTCCAGCTTTCTGGCTCTGTTCCCATACTCCTGAAGAACCTTCTCAGTGTTCCGTGGTTTTAGCCTAAAACAACAGGTGAATGAAACGTCATGTTTACAGGTAAATAATAACTCAGGAgtgtaaataattaaagtgCAGTCAGTACAGCAGACACCTTTCTGTGGCATTAAAGCTGGTGTCGTATCAAATGATGAATTATTTACATTGCAGTTTGCTCGGTATTAAATAATTTGGAGTACTTGTTGCAATCTATTTACACCCCCATTCTGTTTTTCAACTTATCTCCTCACTTTTTTTCTCACTGCTCTGTCAGCGGTAATGCGCTTCCTCCAATACATATCATTTTGCTAGTTCTTTTTAACTGCCCGAGAAGAGTTGCTGGATAAAAATACCAATTTATTGGTAATCCCAGGGTCGATCTTTGCACCTTTTCTTGGTAAGCATATACAGGTGACACAAAAGACTTGGTAGCAGCCAAGAAATatatccatttctttttttcccctttaaaaaGCCTGCATGTGCAACAATTTTAAAGCCACACACCGTCCATACCACAGCCAGAAAGTGAATCAAGGTTTCTCAATTTTTCAGTAAGTATTTTCCACCTCTCACCCGTGTGTCTCTCTCTTAGCAGTCTGCACTGAAAGGTTTGACTGACTCACCCAAGCCTCCTGACAAGCTTGGCAAACTCCAGCAGGCAGGTGTCGACTGGCAGTCTTAGCTGGCCTTCTGCCATGGCCAGCTGGCAGTCTTCGAATGAATAGTCAGTGATGGGTACACCAAGGGCTCTGAGCATAGTACAGAGGAGACAATGATGGGACACCAGTTTGTGTAAATCTATGCAAACTTTGCTTAAAGCTTGTAAAGCCAATGTAGCAAACAATATGGCTATTTTGATGTTGAGAagaatttatttactttttgttttcaatgcaataaaacatgcataaaaGCATTGAGTATGCAGGTAATATGTGGGTGATGAagaatagggtggccaaaacattagaatcatctcttaatataatgcactccagtacaactccatcACCCACTGTGACTTCAGtgataaacagagagtagaattatcacctttctgacagtttcaacttaaaaatagaaaaattataacatcgtaaaagtagaattcatggcagaggtGCTGcaattgtattagattgtacaagtgtacctaataaagtggccagtgattGTATATATTTGTACTGCTATTTtatatcaataataaaataattaataaatgtttttcgtTTGCTGAAAGAAAAGCACGTACTTAGCCATGACACGTCTCACATTGATAGCAAAGAGAGCTGgattctttttctcctcttctgagGGGGTGTAGATAGGAAGGAACTGCAAAGtgaacatacatttaaaaatggcttattttgacAGGGAAGACCTtggaaatacaaacaaacacaagaagaTAAAACATCATGTGACTGTACTGCTGAAACTTAGGCCAGAATAAAGGGAATTgcagtaaatacaaatattaaatcaaacaaatggaGTAAAggcatttgtttgatttaatatAGAATAAATGTGTATTAGTTGTCATTGGTAAATAGAGTCCAGAGTACCATGCATGTACAATGTATAGAGAGATACTTTCATGCTTACCTCAATGATAAACTCATTGTGTAACTGGCAAAGCGTTAGCCACAAGATCTTAAACCTAAATAACAGATTgttaacaaaaaacagacagacatcaACAACCTAAATTTAGGTCCGTGTTCTGTATTCCAGTTAAAGattacaaaagtacaaagtatagaatacaaagtaatatattttttttttttaaagtgtactTACGCTCCGGGCCCTTGCCATGTCCATGTGATTGTGTCCTGTAAAGAGCACAACAGTTCATTTCAATTCATCAAATTTTTAAATGGTCAAACATGTTTCACATGTGAAATTGGGACGATGTCAAGAGAAATCAGCCTTGGACGTGTCATGCACAGGAGGCAAAACATGATTAGAAACTTGTGggtaacaaacaaaacaaaacttatgTATGGAGGATGGCATTGTATTATAGCTAATAAAGTttcatctgattttattttatgtatccTGAGAATATGTGAGAAATTTCTcacatatttcatttttgaaaacaaCTGGTTTTCCACAGCTTAATCCACTGCTTTTGATTGGCTTACTGAGTCATATCGTGATCAGCTAGATTTCCATTTAGATCAATTGAAGAGTTTTTCTAacttttcacttcacttttctCATACCCTTTTATAGATTTCCAGTAAGTTGACCTCTTTGACCTGCCAGTAGCTGAGTACATTGCAGAGTCTGTGACACCACATTACACATAATGCAAGAAGACTCTGACAAACTCAGCCTCCCACAGCCATATGAAACTTGCGGTCTAATCTAAGCGTAAGTTGGCCTGTGAAGCAGGCGAACTTACGCTTTTTCAATTAAagcttttcatatttatttaaagtataaaTTGTTGCCATGGgctattttaaaactaaatttaaatgacaaatcaataataaaatacatgtgaAAATTCACAACTCTCTACTTGATTGTGATCTCTTTCAACAGTCTACAGACTTGTGTGGGTGTATGAACCTTTGCAGTGGACCACTGCAGGTGAGCAGGCATAGCCTATAAACAAGCCCTATGTGGCCACTTCTACAGTGACTAATTATTTTAAGCCCTTTATTTTCTGACGCAAACTATTTTCAAATTCAGATTACACTGTTTTGGCCGATTACCCAGCTCAAGGCAGCAATGCCTTTTATTGCATCATTCAAAGAACACAGGAAATCAGACAGGTCCTGATCAGCATTGCTCATATTGTGCAAGGTGCAACCATGCTAAAAACCCTGATACTgctcagattaaaaaaaaaaaaaaaacacacgcgATATATGACCACAAAGTCATGTGCTGAGTAATTATTATAACAGGGGATACTGATTGGAATTAAAACTTCACTCAGAACATTTTCTGCTGCATtgttacttacacacacacaaacacaaagttgaATTTTCTGCAAATAATTGTACTATTGCGGTGTTTTGaaaatattgtgaaaaaatCTTACCAGTTTATTAGGGTAACGTATCACTACAGGCTGCACTGGTACAGCTGGGATGAATGCCCCtagaaagaataataaaaataaagttctgCATACAGTTTTTAATGTATATAAGTGATCTTTGTCTTACAGAAAACTGCTGGTAAATGGGTTATGGATACATTTCAAATCAAACTTAGTTTAACATGCACAACATAATTCAAACCTTTAAAACAGCAATACAAATTTTTGTTAATATTCATACCATGCTTAAGTTAAGCtgaacattattaaaaaaaaaaaaaaaaaaaaaaaaaaaaaaaaaaaagcttaaatttTAAGCATCAGTGCAGGGGTAAACAACCGATAatgctttaaaaagcagaaaaataaaagaaagctgaaaaagaaaagaaatgacagGAAATGAGGTACCTGGCTTAAAGGTGATTAAACAGGATCTATTGGTGCATGTTCCCTCTGGAAAAATCATTATCTATACGTAAGAGAAGGAAAGTGTTTAGACATTAAGGGAAGAAAAAATCTCCCCTTTTGaacatttatatacagtatcatTGAggtgttcacattttaattgtatGACAATGAGTCTGTGCATAAGTCATTGACTGCTATACCAAGTCCCTAAACCAGTTAAGATAGGTGTAGTTCAGTGTCCATCCGTTGTTTGGTAAAAAGTGTCCGTTAATGTTAAAGCCCAGTTCTGTTTTATATGTACTTGCTAGTTGACAACACTGAGAACACTTGCTTACTTGAGGCCATTCCCCTCCAGAGTGGGCTCTACGTTTGATTTCCTCCACAGTCTGCCTTCTGGAGTCCTGGTCGGACCGTGATACAAACACTGGCCTGATGTACTTAATCAAAGCTAGAattaaaagagaagaagatcaaaacaaaagtatattatttgtcatttctaTTTACCATCAGAAAGTATAGTTAGACTAGTAATACAGGGTCTGATCTGCTACATTTAGTAGTACAAACATGTCACTCTGCTGCCTTGGAAACAgccagaaagaaaacacagcttTCAGCACATTACCATTAATTTAACCACCGCTCTAATGGTTTCCTTTATTACCAAAGCACTTTACCTCAAATTACTTTGACAGAACTGCACGTTGGTAAAGATGGAAACAATGAAGTTGTATTTAAACATTCGTCTGTTTTAATGTGACATATCTACAGTAACTGTAAAGTATTGTTGAATACAAACCTGGTAGGGCAAAAGCAGTATTCAGTggcaaatattaataatactgAATACTAATACTGCACTATTACAGAACTTATGGGACTTACTAATTAGCCATAAACTCAAAGCATGTCTAAGTGTAAGCAGCGAGCCTATCCTCACCATATATGgggaaaacattttatcaaaatatGATATTTAGATGATGCATCTTCTAAATTTACACGCAGTCATGGTTTGCTTGAAGCTGGTTTCATGAGTCAGATTAGTCTCACATGTGAACTGATCACGAGTACAAGAAAGGTTTTGACTTCCCTTTTTTATAACAGGATGCTAATAAGGTAGTTCCAGCTACAGTACAAAGTAGACAATCTATTCAAACATTTTAGGACAATGgggtgaatttttttttgttcttttacattGACACAGCAAAACATATGTTGTCAAGTGTCAGGCTGTTGGCTGTTCTGACGATAAGTTGTCACTGTATTTAACATCTCACTCTTTAAGTCGACAGGTGGATCTGAACCAGGGACCTTGCATtgaaccactccaccactgtgctgcccacaTTTTACAATTGCttaacatgttttaatgcaCTACAGTTGCCACgttttaaatcatgtttataATATTCAtatatgaggaaaaaaaacatgtagatcTAATATGTGTCAATATGTAGCAAAGTtaacaaaacatgtttctgGCAGACACAAGAACAGCAatcaaaaaaaaagattaacagACAATTTAGGGAGACTGAGGGTAAGACGAAGAAAGAAGAAGGCCACAGGAAGAAGGAACTGATTCCTACTTTGAGTTGTctgccaacaggaagggattATAGCTCTAACTAGTACCCCGAGACACTCCATACATGTCACTGTGGCTGATCAGGTCTTAATGTTTATTCTGGATTCTGCTTGCTTAGCCAGGCAGTTGAGGTCTGGTTCCTACTGCAGTACGAGCAAAACTAGTGATAGTTTACCAGACACATTAGTGGACAGcctctttttacttttagtatgTATACAGGGAGAAGACAACCAAAAGATTGCTATacaataaactgaatttctagcatgtctttctatttttaacataGATTTCGTTTATGCTCAAGTTTCTTTAAAACATAAGCTACTTTGCCCATGTGGCCAGCTGACTTGTGTCTGCACACTGGTTTCTGTCATTCTATTCAAGGAGTGCATTCACATGGACTTTGGGCAGAAAATTTAACTAACACAAATTGCCTTGTAGAAGTCTTTCCCCCCTTTCACTGTCACTCTGCCAAGACACAAACGCACACCGAAAAAGCTAATTTTTTTCcatcactatacagttaaaatccatgtgccaggcttccaaaataagtcagaggtggaggacaAGTCAGACTACCGTTCTGTTGTATGTGaacacagatttccagtaaccaggtttcttaggTGAATGTAAAATCTGTTGCCTGattacctgagaaagctgatttctcagaGTACATCATTGTAAGTGCATGTGAAATAGAACCACTAATGCAGCCAATTCAGGACCAGTCAGGCCACTCTTTTTCAAAAGGTATGTGAACTTACAAGCTAGTTAGTAGCGTCTGCTATTAAACTACTATTTGTACTGAGTGTAAATGAGCGATGTACTGTGACCTGGACGACACAACACACTGCAAATTGAGAATACACAAAAGCAGGCAAATTGAAGTGCTTTAaggactttaaaacatttagaaaaaatatgtttcaaaaagaggaaaaaaaaaggaacaaaatccAATAAGAGAACGTTTCCTACATGCCGTACCACATCAGATCAGATATCAGATTAATTTCTTTGTCTCATAATTAGGCTAGAATCAATGAGGTGATGTTACTTACTGCCCCAAACAGGTATATCCTTGCTCTCAGCCTTCATGACAATTGAGGCCATTGTCATCGTGACTGGGATGGCATCAAAGTAGGAAGAGTGGGGTGCCAGGGTCAGGATGGGTGCATCTGCAGGCAGTGCCCTTTGCCCTTTCACAGTTATCCAATGAAAACCTCCTGCAAACCACATGACCCGCATGATGATCTTCAGAATTATATCCACCAGTCTGGAAACAAGACGATACATGTGTGAATTGgaatttttcattaaattgtaaataaaaattaaagacatCATTCATATTTTGCTTAAAAagtattattcattttaaatatcaagCTTGAATAGCTGGATATGATTGAGGTTATGATTTGTAACATAAAACTGAACAGGTCATTGAGTGGTGACAAGAGGAAGACGAGTCATCTAAGACACTTCTCTACTGTGTGTGGATTGTTTCATTAGTGGAGCATCTCCAACTGAGGCTGTGTTCTGCCTCTGTTCTGCCTCGTTTAGCCTGCCGGGGCTGTTTTCATTGTCGTGACTGGTGAGATGTCAGTACTTGAGTCAAAAGCTCAACTTATCAACATAACTGTCTCAAGGATTTTCTAAGAATGTCATTGAGTGGTACATCGCACAACTTTTATATTAGAACTTTAAAAGCAACAGTGCACACTGTTAGTATTAATGAAAAATGCATATACAGAAAAGTTTACATTTCTCTGCGATTTTTAGCAGTTGTGGTTTATATGTTTATGGCCAATAACATATACAGTGAGTAGGCTAACTGATTTATTTACTACTTTATATACTACTTTCTGCACCTCACTTActtgcaattttattttccacacCACTTTTagttaaaagaaacattctCTCTAGACCTCTATCACCAACGTACACAGACACTCCATTAATCTAGCCCCAAGTCTATACTAATGCGACAATTCACCTGCTTATTCATTAGCCTTTAATGTggtgtttttagctttttgtttcagACAAGTGTTCAAAAACAGGAGACCTGAAGCTGATGTGCGAGTTTCCAGGACAGCCTATTACACAATCAGGAAGAATGAGGCATGGAGCTCAAGCATGACAATAAATAGAATGATAGGTaacaaatttagattttttttttttaaccgaaagctggacacattttcattttaatctttaatcttcCTTGTTTTAGTTGCAGTTTTAAAACCACAGGTGTAAGGGACAACTAGAAAAAGGCTGTttcaattaaataataatagaatGTATTGGCAGACAGCCCATGGCATGAGGAAAAATAATTACGAATGAATGCTAAAAGGAGCACTGTGGATTGTATGTCTACTGTTGATGTCCAAAAGTGCTGTAATAAGCTTTACAATATACATATTCATTTACAGTGCTgctataaaaaattaaaatgttttccttttaacaaacacacacatgcataaaggCACCCACCTCCTCCAGAGGCACTGGGGTTCAACTACAGCCTCAGAGCGCCCTACTGAGGCCAGGAAGGCAAAAGGCCAAGCCAGCAGCATCATGAATGCAGCTATAAGTAGACGAATGGGGAACAGCGTAACTGTCATTAACGCAATCTGTAGGGAAttagagaaaagagaaacagaaaatagtTAGCAACTAGATGCAGACAACCACATTTAAGTTTCAGAAATTTTGGTACAGTTTCATTGTGAACACATTCTATGCAGTATTTACAATGATGATGTAGATATCTGCACACATACATTAGTAACCTTAGACAACCCTGTATAACAGTTCATTtctcatttacattatttattgtttatccAGGGGAAGCCtgattgttttctgttctgctcaATTTGATAGGTGCAGTGAACAAATGATGCATTAAGATGTAATTGACACAATGCTTTCATGTGCTTTACAATAAGCATTTTATCTTCAAATCTTCTTATCTTCATCTTTAATTAGGTCCTCTTAAAACAAGACGAGGATTCAAAGTTAGACTAAAATTtgcacaataaatgtttttgtgtgtgaagccaaaaaaacacaacaggaaatACTCCAAAATTGTCTGCCATCTAAACCTTTATTTGAGGGGTGAAAGTTAGTTAAAGGAAAGCATCTCAGAAGACAATGAGGGTTTTGTAAAGATAGAATCAGTGCATGTAGTTTGTAATAAAGTTTCCCCTAATATACTTGTTCTATACAGTATACAGCAGGTCTGCAACCATAGCCTCTGAACACCACTGCAAACAGCAGCACACCAATACAAAGCACCAGACTAATATTAAGAGCTCTATGGGTTAATGACTAAACAAAAGATCAAccgctttcagcttgtcccttcaggggttgccacagtggaacgtgttccgcaaGTTGAAATGGCAAAAGACGTTTacgacggatgcccttcctgccgcaaccctccaatttttatttaattttttttttaagcaaggcTCGGGACCAGGGCCACACTGGTGGGGTGGCATttgaacctgtggccttctgcatgcCAACCCCTACCACTGAGGCACCGGGCCCCCCTagttaatgacaaaacaatttaaatggaATATGACTCCTATATGTAAATTTCCTATTGCTGCATACAGTAACATTATCATGTAAATGTTACAGATAACATACATTCTCAAATAGCTGCTAGCACTTcattttttgcagcaaatagTTACAACTGTTTACTTTTTGTGATTCTGACACAGGAGTTTATCTTCTGTCAATATTTATTCTGGTTACAACCAGAACTGGGGAGCATAAGGCCCATGCACTTCCTTATCTTACCTGGTGAGAACTACTGTGACACTAGAATTAAGTTCAATCAATCTACTAAATGTTTGCTTATTAAGAGTGAGAAACCAGTGAGTGAATACCAAATAACGTTAAAAGTTGAAGAGCAGTCAGTCTTAACAGTAACACCTTtaacatgtgtttgttttcttccaaCACATAACCTTGGTCTAAGTCATAATACAGAGTGgtgtgacaaaataaaagaaaaaaagaaaaagacaacgAAAATGTCTTAGTATTGTGATGGCTCCCCAGAGCAGTTTCAAAGACTGCTGCTGTTGAGTCTACAAGTCTCTGAAACTCAAAGTTTCAAACgatatttcctcatttggtAATTTGATGATGAACCATAAATGTAAGTGCTGTCATCAGCACAGTCTTTTTGGTGTGTCCTATATTGTCAACGCTAATCGGACCCTCGTCGGTGGTTTCTCAGCTATTAAACATGTTGAATCTGTGTTGGCCTGTCAGTGAGTGAGACCACTCTGAATCAGTGCATGACAAGACACCACGGTATCAATAATGCAAGTACAACTTGTTAAATTGCCTGTGGCAAATAAGTATTGTGCAAATGGTTACCTAATGATGCTTTGTAAGAGTTTGTATATAAGCAGTCACAGTTATtctgctttctctcttctctAATGGTACGTGCAGAGCTATGTGGTCCCTCACACATCAGGTCAAAGTCTCCTCTAAATGTCTTAAGTTCTGGTGATTGCAAAGGtcctgcatgtctgaaaggggctttagcCTTATACGAGGTACTTTGTGTTAGGTTCATTTTCAGTCTGACTTTTGGCGGACTTTGTGGGCACACACTTAACAACTATATAGCCAAATATGAAGGAATGATCTGGTCATGACAACTGGTTTGACTTCGTTGGTCCTGGCCAGTCTGGCGTAGTCTGTGCTGACAGTCAGCAAAGAAAAGTGTGTGCTGTGATTCTAGGCTTTGGTCTTAAGACCAGGTTGCTGCCAGTTGTTTTCAAAGAtttcttgacatttttaaaattgttatatCACAACTGAGGAAGACCTACAGTACATACAACTTCACCAAATTGTGCCAGtgctttcaaaaatatttaaccttgcattttttgtctttttttcatttacacatcaatatttagtttaaatagTCAAAGTTTGattgttgtcatatttgttaTGGCACAAGAACATGTTAGAATGTCCCGCTGTTGCAGGATTTGGGGTGCGTGTCTATGTCTAGGATTTCCAGACCATGACCAGTTATTAAGCGTGTTGCCCAAAGTttcagctttcctgtttacatgacagttgaGAAAAGCTGTAATCTGGTTACTCAAGTGCATGTAATCACATTGAACATTCAGGACTGTTTGTCCTCTAGGTCTACAACCTACATGCACTCGACCACTTTTTCCCGACAGATCACACTAGTGCATGAGCATCACAGTCATCGAATGTGTGCTGTCAACCATATTTTTGAACCCTATTGACTGATGTTTTTCCACATCAGTAAATAGATCTTAATGCAAATGCCATTTTATTAACTGTTCTTTCTTAAACAGTAGCCAGTGATGCTGTCTTTATGACTAAAGCTCCTGTCTCCATGCTCCAATGATAAACCTTTTCCGACCAAGTCCCATCAGTTCCTCTTGCCAAACTTAATCTAGAGGCAGAATCAATTGGGTCTGCTCAAAATCTCACATctgttattttttcttcttattaccAATGAATTTCAATGTATAAGCAAATAAgagcatttgtttaaaaaaaaaaaacattacaccaATACCGCAATCCCTACttagttttctttctcttttcccagACCTCTAAACTGTTAGATAGTCATGAGATACATAGAATAATTGTATCAACCACAGTTCCCTTTTTATACACAGTTGACCTTAACAGTTCCCTCAAGTTCAATAACGTAAGTTGTGGTACTTCTTTCCTATAATATGAAAAGGCTAGAAATACTTGAGAacctgtatatactgtataatgcacttgttaaaagatttatttaaaagcatgagaaataaaatcaaattcaaatcaaaatcaaatcaaaaaaagatattttaacagTAAAGTGAATTTGCATTCACTTTACAATTTGAATTGCATTAAGAGGTATGTCTAAATGTATGCAATATTTGTCAAacataagtaaaacaaatattcatgtGAACTAATTTTAAATGGAAGCTGTCAAATCCTGTCAAACACAGAAACTCATCCActcattaaatggtaaatagtctgcacttatataaacCGTTTCTACCTTTGTTTGTCCTtgtggcttatcctgtgagttcagggtcgccacagcggatcatttgtccgcatgttgatttggcacagtttaggttcagtgtcttgctcaggaaCATGTGGTCTGGAAGAGCGTCTGTGAACCTTCAACCCTATGGTGGGTAGGTGGTCACTCTACCAACTTAGCCACaacatagcacttttctacttaaTGGTACCTAaagcgcttcacactgcttTTATTAACTAGTTGGCCTAAATATTttcactcacaataacacacgcACTCAGACAccgataggggagctgctatgtagctggcctacactcacctggagcagctaAACTGAGGTTCAGTGTGATCAAACCAACCACCATGgaattggtggatgactgctttcCCTCTTGTTCCACAAGTCTTTACAATCTTGTTAAGTTTTTAGATCAAGTTCACTAGCAATTTAAGgtcacttcttcttcttcttttcctttcggctgctccctttcaggggttgccacagcgaatcatgtgcctccatctaactctatcctctgcatcctcttcactcacaccaactaacttcatgtcctccctcactacatccataaatctcctctttggtcttcctctagactaAGAAGGTCAATAAGAATATTTTCAGCATCATATTGGCTTTTTGTTGAGGAAACTCTGGAGATGTCAATTGCCCAATTAGCctacaaatgaatgaatgaatgaataaataaataaaggaatacataaatacacacacatacacacacacacacacacac
This window harbors:
- the LOC137130681 gene encoding lysophosphatidylcholine acyltransferase 1 is translated as MKLPSNGQCAVEGDGKKMDQAPPFRNPFVHVLKFSPLEKAKIALMTVTLFPIRLLIAAFMMLLAWPFAFLASVGRSEAVVEPQCLWRRLVDIILKIIMRVMWFAGGFHWITVKGQRALPADAPILTLAPHSSYFDAIPVTMTMASIVMKAESKDIPVWGTLIKYIRPVFVSRSDQDSRRQTVEEIKRRAHSGGEWPQIMIFPEGTCTNRSCLITFKPGAFIPAVPVQPVVIRYPNKLDTITWTWQGPGAFKILWLTLCQLHNEFIIEFLPIYTPSEEEKKNPALFAINVRRVMAKALGVPITDYSFEDCQLAMAEGQLRLPVDTCLLEFAKLVRRLGLKPRNTEKVLQEYGNRARKLEGQKLGLDKFAHFLDVPVSDMLRNTFSLFDEHEDGCMDIREYVIALSVVCRPAKTLETMKLAFKMFEAEDDGAITEMELAVILKTALGVTHLSVSHLFTAIDAEDTGKITFEKFRSFVEQHPDFAEEHLHTENAGLHNGPCHHHQTIPSQSSLNLQNTATAKTANGICPDFSPGDHDGTIDGHLKKHN